In Planctomycetota bacterium, the DNA window CCGCCCGAGCAGAATGCCCGCTCGGCGAATTCCTGGTTAATCTTGATAGCCAGTTTTTCGGCCTGCTCTTCCAGGAACGAGCCGGTGCCGGCCGCGCAGACCTTGTTCATGGTGAAATCCACCACCACGCCGTCTTTGAGCGAGATGTATTTGGAATCCTGGCCGCCGATTTCAAAGATGGTATCCACCCGCGGGTCAGCCGCCACGGCCGCCCGGGCGTGGCTGGTAATCTCGTTCTTGATGACGTCCGCGCCGAAGAATTCGCCGGTCAGATGACGGCCTGAGCCGGTCGAGCCGGCGCCTTTGATGATGACCTTATCAGCAATCTCGGTCCCGACCTCAAGCAGACCCTGGCGCACCGCCTCGATGGGCTTGCCGGCCGTCATCAGGTAGCGCCGGGACAGAACGTTGTTGTTATTATCAATCACCACTACGTTGGTGGAAATGGAACCCACGTCCACCCCGACATAGGCCTCAATCTTGGCGCCCGGCTTAGTCGGATACGGTTCGACCCGGATGGTGTAGTCGTCGTTCTTGAGCGGCGCCAGTTTCTGGATGTCTAACTTGCGCTCGGACAGGTAGCGTTCCAAATCGCTGATAATCCGGGCCGGGCCGATGGGCATGCCCTTGATGCGCCGGGGCCGGTAAGAATGGGCCAGGGATAGGACCGAGCCGATGGCGCCCATAAAGGCAAAATGCTCCGGTACGATGATGTCCTTTTCATCTATCTGGAGGATTTCCCGGAAGGCCCGAATCATGCCCTGATTGGCGGCCACGCCGCCCTGGAAGGCGATGGGCTTTTCTATATTAATCCCCTTGGCAATGCTGCTCTTAAAATTACGGGCCATGGCAAAGCACAGGCCGGCCAGGATATCGCCGATGGATGTGCCGACCTGCTGGAGATGAATCATATCGCTCTTGGCAAAGACGCTGCACCGGGCCGCCACGGTGGACGGATGTTTGGAATTCAGGGCCTCCCGACCCACGTCTTCTATCTTGATACCCATGCGCGAGGCCTGCTGGTCCAGGAACGAGCCGGTGCCGGCCGCGCAGGCCGAATTGGTGGCGAAATCAGTCACCCGGACTGCCTTTCCGTAATAAGAATCTACCTTGATGACCTTGGCATCCTCGCCGCCGATTTCAATGATGGTCTTGACTTTGGGGTAGAGCGTGCTGGTGCCGGTGGCCTGAGCGGTAATTTCATTGACAAAGGCCGCGTTGGTGAAGGTGGCCAGGTTCTTGCCGCCCGTGCCGGTGGTGGCGATGAACTCGATGTATTCCGGATTATGCCGGGTAAAGACATCCTTGAGAACGGCCAGCGTGGTCTCAAAGGGCTGGCCGTGCGAGCGGACGTATTGGGTCTCTTTGATCTTCAGGTCGCCATCCAGCACCACCACCTTGACGGCCACAGAACCGATGTCAATGCCTAAATACATAGTTCAATCAAGTAAAGAGTTCACTGTTCTCTATGATAAAGGAATGGTGATATTAGCAGGTTAGCGGAGAAATGTCAAGAAGTTTGTAAAGAAGATAACACGAATCTCAGAGCTTTTGCCTTTAATAGGGATATGGCTATACATATTGTCGACAGGGTATTACCCCCTCCGAACTACGTTCTATATTACTTGTGGTTTCCCATATTTCTTGATAAGATGTTCGTATGGTAAGAACATCCTGCGAGCGGTATTACGACCGGGTGGCCGGGAGATACGATGATTCCTACCAGACCCCATACTGGGAGTTCTATAACGCCGTGACCTGGCATAATCTCAAACGCTTCCTGCCCCGGCTGACCGGACGCCAGGTGCTGGATATCGGCGGCGGTACCGGACTCTGGGCCCTGAAACTGGCTAAGTCCGGCTATGAAGTTACCTGTGCGGACATCTCCCAGAAAATGCTGGATAAGGCCAAAGATAAGGCCGAACAAGCCGGATTCAGCTCAAAGATTACCTTCGTCAAGGCCGACATCTGCGACTTAACTCAATTTCAACCAGATTCCTTTGATTTAGTAATAGCCCAGGGCGACCCGCTGTCCTGTTGCGCTGATGCCCGTCAGGCCGTTAAAGAGGTCTGGCGTGTGCTTAAGCCCAAGGGATTATTCATCGCCTCGGTGGACAACAAGTTCGGCGGCATGCGGGTCTTCGTTAACCAGGGCGCTATTGATGAGCTGGAACAGTTCGTCAAAACCGGACAGACCAACTGGTTCACCAAGAATGAGGCCGAACAATACCCAATTACCTATTTTACGCCGGATGGGTTGCGGAAGTTATTTGCCCAGAACGGGTTTGAGATGCAGTCTTTAATCGGCAAGGTGGTTCTGCCTCTGAATTCCACCAGTGAGATTTTCAAGGACAGGAACATGTTTGACCGGTTGCTGAAACTGGAACTGAAACTCCACGCCGAAGAGGTTCTGCTGGGCTCAGCCGGGCATCTGGAAATCACGGGAAGAAAAGCAACCGCAGATAAACACGGATAAACCACTGAGAAATGTAACCACAGATTACGCTGATTACACAGATTTTAATCAGAGGAATCTGTGGTTAAAAGTATTTCATTACCTATCAAAATAGATATTTTTCCCGGTGGCCGAGAGCGGGATGCCGATAACCACATCCGCGTCAATGAGTTTCATCTGCCGGGCCAGGACGCCGACCCGGTACATTATCCGATTATCCGCATTGAGCAGTCCGGCGGTCTTGACCGCGCTACCCAGGGCAATGCCCAAATCCATCAGCCGGTAGGCGCAGTGCGGGCCTTTGAATTCCGGACCGGCTTTTGCCTTGGGTAATTTAGCGCATTGGTCATAACCGCAGGCGCCGCAATTCAGCCCGATGCTTTTGGAGTCCTTAATGCCAATCAGGACCAGGGCCTCGGATTTCCGGATGCCGGCGCTGTCCCGGTCGAAGTTCTTCTTGCCGGTCTTAGCGCCGTAGGCCAGCATAGCGCCAGCCAGCTTGGTCAAGGTAGCGCCTTCGACTATTTCTATCCTGATGAAATCCTGTCCAAGACCCTTGGGCGCGGTCCGGGCCGCTACGGCCATCAGTTCGGCTATGGTTTTTAGGTAATTCATAATGCTTTATTCATCGGATATTTTAGCGAAGACGACCTCGTGTCCGGCCCGGAGCAGTTTCTTGGCGTCTTCGTCGCATCTCAAGACCTTTTTGTAGAGCACGTCGCCCAAGATCTCGGCTTTGGCTTCCCGGTCTTCCTTGCTCAGGAAATAAGAGCCGACGGTGTCGTCCGAACAGCAGGAGCCGTCGCTTTCGTATTTCAGGGTCATGTCATAGCCCTGGTCCAGGACTTTTTGGGCGTTGGGGAACCAGTCATAGTCCTTGGCGCCCAGGTCGGCGTTGATGGCGATATGCGCGGTCAGGGACAGGTTCTTAATTTTCATTGTTTTGACCATATCTTTACAGGCCATAAATTTCTCGGCGTTAATCGCATTGCCCAGATTGATTTCCCGGACCGGCGTGGAGCCGTCCCGGCGCTTGAATTCCTTGAGGATGCCCAGCAAGACCCGGAATTGGATGAGGTTGTGCAGTCCCATAAAGCAGGAGATTTTAAATGACAGGTTGGGGATGTCATATCCGTAATAACAGCCGGCGGCAATGGTGGACCAGCTGGGATTGAGGAAGAAGTTGTTGCCGGTTTCCAGGGCGGTTCGGGTGATGCTGTCCAGATAGACCAGATGGTTGTCGTTGCCGACCTCGATGCCGCATAAGTTTCCGAAGACGGTGCCCATATTGTTCATCCGGAGTTGTTTCATGTTGCTGCCCAGGTCGAGCGTATCCAGAGCCGCGCCGGTAATCTTTTTGATGCGGTCGAACCGGTGGGCCGGCAGGGGCACGCCCAGCAGCGAGGTAGAGCAGAATTTTCCGCCCATGATGTTTTCACACATTATCAGGGTGGCCAGCAAATCGCCGCCATAGACGTATTCCTCGGTCAGGGGCATGACCGAAATCATCTCGTTGGGCAGGAAGACTGAGCCGTTGTCGGCCAGCCGCTTCATACAGTTATGGGTGACCTTGTAACCCTGCCAGGCCGAGACCTGGGTGGTGGCAATGCCTTTCCGGAGCACCCGGATATTATTTTTCTTGTTGAAGGTGCCCGCCTTGGGGAATGATTTGGCGAACTCCTCGGCTTCCTGGATGAATTTACCGAATCCCTTTTTATCGGCGGTCTTCCGGCGCGAGGCATAGTCCCGTTTGACCTCAATGGTCTTGACGATTTTCTTGGCTCCGCCGTAGGATGATTTGAGTTTATCAATGGCCTTCATTTCCGGGTTGCTCAAGTACGATGTTTTCATAAGATGCATCCTTTTCTTACGGACTGTTAAATCTTTGGTTGTTATGACCTTAGGAGTCCCGCAGGGACAGTCCGTTAAACCCCGCATAATTGCGGGGTCATCCATTTCTATACATTAATCCGCCACTTTCCACTGGGCGCCTCCGGGACCGATTATCGAAATAGGATTAGGGCCGGGCCATTGGAGGACTGTTTTACTTTGGTTGCTGCCCGGGTCGACTTCATAAATTGTGCCGCTTTCATCTACAATAAATGTTTTTGTGCCGGTTTTTCCGTACGTTTCCGGATAGGCGACAAAGGCGAACCTGGTCTGGTTGGCGGCCGGGATACCGGCCACCATTTCCTGGTTATAGGATTCCCCGGCCTCATCCTCGGACATGGCCTCGAACAAATAGCCATATTTGGGCTGAACCTTGGCGCTGAGCCGTTGGGCTAATTTGCTATTCTCGAATATGCTGACATCGGCCGGAGAGGCATCGGCATTGGCCAGGTCAACGGAAATAAACTCGCATTTGGTCCGCCCGTCAGCTCGGAGCATCCGATACAGGCCGGAGACGTCATAGGTCCAATAATCCCGTATGCCATTGCCGTCCGCGTCCTGCTGGCGCCATAAGGCTTCGGCCGCAACTATTGCCCTGAGCGAGGCAACCGCGGATATCTCGTTGGCGGATATCCGGCTGCCCAGCAGGTCGGGCGCTAGCGCTTCCGACGAGAAAAGATTGTCCATTTCACCGGCTGATTTATCGATGCCCAGCTTTTGGGACTCCAATTCCTTTAGCACGCCGGTATGATATGTTTCCCTGGCGGCTTGACGGCCGGTCATCAGATTGGGAATGGCAATAGCGGCGATGAGGACGATGGGCATCAGCACAAAGGCCAATCCGCCCAGGACAATACCGGCAATGGCCTTGCCTTTGCCGGTCAGCAATCCCTTGGCGGCGTTAATCTTTACCAGGGCAATGATGCCGAAGATGATGGCCAGTAAAGAGGGAATGACTATCACGCACAGGATCAGGCCCGTGATGCCCAGGACCAAACT includes these proteins:
- a CDS encoding class I SAM-dependent methyltransferase, with amino-acid sequence MVRTSCERYYDRVAGRYDDSYQTPYWEFYNAVTWHNLKRFLPRLTGRQVLDIGGGTGLWALKLAKSGYEVTCADISQKMLDKAKDKAEQAGFSSKITFVKADICDLTQFQPDSFDLVIAQGDPLSCCADARQAVKEVWRVLKPKGLFIASVDNKFGGMRVFVNQGAIDELEQFVKTGQTNWFTKNEAEQYPITYFTPDGLRKLFAQNGFEMQSLIGKVVLPLNSTSEIFKDRNMFDRLLKLELKLHAEEVLLGSAGHLEITGRKATADKHG
- a CDS encoding DUF2950 family protein, which translates into the protein MEEIKTDTAAKPQSCGFATWSLVLGITGLILCVIVIPSLLAIIFGIIALVKINAAKGLLTGKGKAIAGIVLGGLAFVLMPIVLIAAIAIPNLMTGRQAARETYHTGVLKELESQKLGIDKSAGEMDNLFSSEALAPDLLGSRISANEISAVASLRAIVAAEALWRQQDADGNGIRDYWTYDVSGLYRMLRADGRTKCEFISVDLANADASPADVSIFENSKLAQRLSAKVQPKYGYLFEAMSEDEAGESYNQEMVAGIPAANQTRFAFVAYPETYGKTGTKTFIVDESGTIYEVDPGSNQSKTVLQWPGPNPISIIGPGGAQWKVAD